One segment of Panthera leo isolate Ple1 chromosome A3, P.leo_Ple1_pat1.1, whole genome shotgun sequence DNA contains the following:
- the NAA20 gene encoding N-alpha-acetyltransferase 20 isoform X1 has product MTTLRAFTCDDLFRFNNINLDPLTETYGIPFYLQYLAHWPEYFIVAEAPGGELMGYIMGKAEGSVAREEWHGHVTALSVAPEFRRLGLAAKLMELLEEISERKGGFFVDLFVRVSNQVAVNMYKQLGYSVYRTVIEYYSASNGEPDEDAYDMRKALSRDTEKKSIIPLPHPVRPEDIE; this is encoded by the exons ATGACCACACTCCGGGCTTTCACGTGCGATGACCTGTTCCGCTTCAACAACAT taacTTGGATCCACTTACAGAAAct TATgggattcctttttatttacagtACCTCGCCCACTGGCCAGAGTATTTCATTGTTGCAGAGGCACCTGGTGGAGAGTTAATGGGTTACA TTATGGGTAAAGCAGAAGGCTCTGTAGCTAGGGAAGAATGGCACGGACATGTCACAGCTCTCTCTGTTGCCCCAGAATTTCGACGCCTTGGTTTGGCTGCAAAACTTATGGAGTTATTAGAGGAGATTTCAGAACG aaagggTGGATTTTTTGTTGATCTCTTTGTAAGAGTATCTAACCAGGTTGCAGTCAACATGTACAAGCAGCTGGGCTACAGCGTATACAGGACAGTCATAGAGTACTATTCAGCCAGCAATGGGGAGCCTGACGAGGACGCTTATG ATATGAGGAAAGCACTTTCCAGAGACACTGAGAAGAAATCCATCATACCATTACCTCATCCTGTGAGGCCTGAAGACATTGAATAA
- the NAA20 gene encoding N-alpha-acetyltransferase 20 isoform X2, with the protein MRYLAHWPEYFIVAEAPGGELMGYIMGKAEGSVAREEWHGHVTALSVAPEFRRLGLAAKLMELLEEISERKGGFFVDLFVRVSNQVAVNMYKQLGYSVYRTVIEYYSASNGEPDEDAYDMRKALSRDTEKKSIIPLPHPVRPEDIE; encoded by the exons ATGAGG tACCTCGCCCACTGGCCAGAGTATTTCATTGTTGCAGAGGCACCTGGTGGAGAGTTAATGGGTTACA TTATGGGTAAAGCAGAAGGCTCTGTAGCTAGGGAAGAATGGCACGGACATGTCACAGCTCTCTCTGTTGCCCCAGAATTTCGACGCCTTGGTTTGGCTGCAAAACTTATGGAGTTATTAGAGGAGATTTCAGAACG aaagggTGGATTTTTTGTTGATCTCTTTGTAAGAGTATCTAACCAGGTTGCAGTCAACATGTACAAGCAGCTGGGCTACAGCGTATACAGGACAGTCATAGAGTACTATTCAGCCAGCAATGGGGAGCCTGACGAGGACGCTTATG ATATGAGGAAAGCACTTTCCAGAGACACTGAGAAGAAATCCATCATACCATTACCTCATCCTGTGAGGCCTGAAGACATTGAATAA